One Mangrovimonas cancribranchiae DNA segment encodes these proteins:
- a CDS encoding undecaprenyl-diphosphate phosphatase, with product MDVIDSIILGIIQGLTEFLPVSSSGHLELGKAILGDHSVPKESLLFTVVLHFATALSTIVIFRKDIALILKGLLQFKWNDDLQFSLKIIVSMIPAVVIGVLFEDQLESLFGGNILLVGFMLLVTAILLFLADKAKDTNKKVSFSNAFIIGVSQAIAMLPGISRSGATISTSVLLGNDKTKAARFSFLMVVPLIFGKIAKDILSGELAFDSANTLSLSLGFLAAFISGLFACTWMIALVRKSKLTYFALYCAIVGLIAILFSFIN from the coding sequence ATGGATGTTATCGATTCAATTATTTTAGGCATTATACAGGGATTAACCGAATTTTTACCAGTATCGTCTAGTGGTCATTTAGAGCTTGGAAAAGCCATTCTTGGCGACCACTCTGTCCCCAAAGAAAGTTTACTTTTTACCGTTGTGTTACATTTTGCTACGGCATTAAGTACCATTGTTATCTTTAGAAAAGATATTGCACTTATTTTAAAAGGACTTTTACAATTTAAATGGAATGACGACCTACAATTTTCGTTAAAAATTATTGTTTCCATGATTCCTGCTGTTGTTATTGGTGTGTTGTTCGAAGACCAATTAGAAAGTCTTTTTGGTGGTAATATTCTACTCGTTGGTTTTATGTTACTTGTTACCGCCATTTTATTATTCTTAGCTGATAAAGCCAAAGACACCAATAAAAAAGTAAGCTTTAGCAACGCCTTTATTATTGGTGTTTCGCAAGCTATTGCCATGTTACCTGGCATTTCCCGATCTGGAGCAACAATTTCAACATCTGTATTATTAGGCAACGATAAAACTAAAGCCGCTAGATTTTCCTTTTTAATGGTCGTTCCGCTTATATTTGGAAAAATTGCTAAAGACATTTTAAGTGGCGAACTTGCTTTTGATAGCGCTAACACATTATCATTAAGCCTTGGATTTCTTGCCGCTTTTATTTCTGGACTTTTTGCTTGCACTTGGATGATTGCCTTAGTACGTAAAAGTAAGCTGACTTATTTTGCGCTTTATTGTGCCATTGTAGGACTAATTGCTATTCTTTTTTCATTTATTAATTAA
- a CDS encoding DUF3098 domain-containing protein, with protein sequence MGEQKRKEATKNDFIFGRKNYKFMFIGLLVIALGFILMSGGGSEDPNVFSPDIFSWRRIRLAPMLVLIGFGIEVYAILLNPDKDSKK encoded by the coding sequence ATGGGAGAACAAAAACGCAAAGAGGCTACTAAAAACGATTTTATCTTCGGAAGAAAAAACTACAAGTTTATGTTTATTGGGCTTTTGGTTATCGCATTAGGCTTTATTTTAATGTCTGGCGGCGGCAGTGAAGATCCTAATGTGTTTAGTCCCGATATTTTTAGTTGGCGACGTATTCGTTTAGCACCTATGTTGGTCCTTATAGGGTTTGGCATTGAAGTTTACGCCATTTTATTAAATCCGGATAAGGATTCGAAAAAATAA
- a CDS encoding permease-like cell division protein FtsX, with the protein MSSSFERYQKRRLISSYFSVVLSIALVLFLLGLLGLLVLNAKKVSDHFKEQVVVTIYLKDSAKDVEVKQLEKSLAMADYVKATEYVSKDQAAELMKAENGEDFMEFLGYNPLQNSIDVTIKADFVTETQLKSIAEETTTKSFVEEVRYDSDLVTLMNNNVRKISFWILVLSGVFTVIAVLLINSSIRLSVYSKRFTIKTMQMVGATKRFIRKPFVWKSVRLGIIGAIVAMGGMAITLYYINKTFPELDFLSNRILIGGLFAIIFLLGIVITWISTFIATQRFLNLKTDQLYY; encoded by the coding sequence ATGAGTTCATCTTTTGAAAGGTATCAGAAACGCCGATTAATTTCGTCGTACTTCTCGGTTGTATTAAGTATTGCCTTAGTTTTATTTTTATTGGGGTTATTAGGTTTATTGGTTTTAAATGCTAAAAAAGTATCCGACCATTTTAAAGAACAGGTTGTTGTCACCATTTATTTAAAAGATTCTGCCAAAGATGTTGAAGTGAAACAATTAGAAAAAAGTTTGGCTATGGCAGATTATGTAAAAGCTACCGAATATGTTTCTAAAGATCAAGCAGCCGAATTAATGAAAGCTGAAAATGGCGAAGACTTCATGGAGTTTTTAGGCTACAACCCTTTACAAAACTCGATTGATGTAACCATAAAAGCTGACTTTGTTACCGAAACACAACTTAAGTCTATTGCCGAAGAAACCACCACCAAATCTTTTGTTGAAGAAGTGCGTTATGATAGTGATTTAGTGACTTTAATGAATAACAACGTGCGAAAAATTAGTTTTTGGATCTTGGTTTTAAGTGGTGTATTTACCGTTATTGCTGTACTATTAATTAATAGCTCAATACGTCTTTCGGTATACTCTAAACGTTTCACCATAAAAACCATGCAAATGGTTGGTGCTACAAAACGTTTTATACGCAAACCATTTGTTTGGAAAAGTGTTCGCTTAGGTATTATTGGCGCTATTGTTGCCATGGGAGGCATGGCTATTACGTTGTATTATATAAATAAAACCTTTCCTGAATTAGACTTTTTAAGCAATCGTATTTTAATAGGTGGCTTGTTTGCTATTATATTTCTTTTAGGTATTGTTATTACTTGGATAAGCACGTTTATTGCCACCCAACGTTTTTTAAACTTAAAGACCGACCAACTTTACTATTAA
- the leuS gene encoding leucine--tRNA ligase, producing MTYNFNDIEAKWQKYWAKNHTFKADNYSNKPKYYVLDMFPYPSGAGLHVGHPLGYIASDIYARFKRHKGFNVLHPQGYDSFGLPAEQYAIQTGQHPAITTETNIATYRKQLDKIGFSFDWNREVRTSSPAYYKWTQWIFIQLFESYYCNDANQARPISELTDVFSAEGNANINAVCDDDVEVFSAEEWNSFSSEEQQDILLQYRLTYLAETEVNWCPALGTVLANDEIVNGVSERGGHPVVRKKMTQWSMRISAYAERLLQGLETIDWTDSLKESQRNWIGKSVGASVSFNVISSEAKHSHQIEVFTTRPDTIFGVSFMTLAPEHDLVQKITTPEQKAEVDAYIEATAKRSERDRMADVKTISGVFTGAYAEHPFTKEPVPIWIGDYVLASYGTGAVMAVPCGDQRDYDFAKHFNIDIPNIFEGVDISEEAFADKNNTIIANSDFLNGMNSKKATKRAIYELEQIGQGKGKTNYRLRDAVFSRQRYWGEPFPVYYVNGKPQMIAEEHLPITLPEVEKYLPTETGEPPLGRADVWAWNRETAEVVGNELIDDETVFPLELNTMPGWAGSSWYFFRYMEVLDKRDQAFTTQDALKYWENVDLYIGGSEHATGHLLYARFWTKFLKDRGFVGVDEPFKKLINQGMILGTSAIVYRVSGENKYVSKGLKADYDVEELRIDVNLVNASDEVDVEGLKVWQPQFEDAEFILEEGKYIVGREVEKMSKRWFNVVNPDSICEQYGADSLRLYEMFLGPLEQAKPWNTAGITGVHGFLKKLWKLFYDNNGLKVTETEPTKDNLKTLHKTIKKVEEDIENFSFNTSVSTFMIAVNELTAQKCTSKTILEQLLVLISPYAPHIAEELWETLGNNESIATAPFPEFNEKHLVESSKEYPISFNGKMRFKLELPLDMSKDEIEKTVLEHEKTQEQLQGRTPKKVIVVPGKIVNVVG from the coding sequence ATGACATACAATTTTAACGACATCGAAGCCAAATGGCAAAAGTATTGGGCCAAAAACCATACGTTTAAAGCCGATAACTATAGCAATAAACCTAAATATTACGTTTTGGATATGTTTCCCTATCCATCGGGAGCAGGACTGCATGTTGGGCATCCGTTAGGATATATTGCGTCCGATATTTATGCGCGTTTCAAACGCCACAAAGGGTTTAATGTATTGCATCCGCAAGGTTATGACAGCTTTGGATTGCCGGCCGAACAGTATGCTATTCAAACAGGGCAGCATCCTGCGATTACTACCGAAACCAACATTGCTACCTATCGTAAGCAACTCGATAAAATTGGCTTTTCGTTCGATTGGAACCGTGAAGTACGCACGAGTAGTCCAGCGTATTACAAATGGACACAGTGGATATTTATCCAATTATTCGAATCGTATTATTGCAACGATGCGAACCAAGCACGTCCCATTTCAGAATTAACCGACGTATTTTCTGCGGAAGGAAACGCAAACATTAATGCGGTCTGCGATGATGATGTTGAGGTGTTTTCTGCTGAAGAGTGGAATAGCTTTTCCTCTGAAGAACAACAAGATATTTTATTACAATACCGTTTAACTTATTTAGCCGAAACCGAAGTTAACTGGTGTCCTGCTTTAGGCACGGTGTTAGCAAACGACGAAATTGTAAATGGTGTATCCGAACGTGGTGGTCACCCAGTAGTACGTAAAAAAATGACCCAATGGAGTATGCGTATTTCGGCGTATGCTGAGCGTTTGCTACAAGGCTTGGAAACCATAGATTGGACCGACTCTTTAAAAGAAAGTCAACGTAATTGGATTGGAAAATCGGTTGGAGCGAGCGTCTCATTTAACGTTATTTCGAGCGAAGCGAAGCATTCTCATCAAATAGAAGTCTTCACCACACGTCCCGATACCATTTTTGGAGTCAGTTTTATGACACTCGCACCAGAACACGATTTGGTGCAAAAAATCACGACACCAGAACAAAAAGCTGAGGTCGATGCTTATATAGAAGCGACAGCAAAACGTAGCGAACGCGATCGTATGGCCGATGTGAAAACTATTTCAGGAGTGTTTACAGGAGCCTATGCCGAGCATCCATTCACTAAAGAACCAGTACCTATTTGGATTGGTGATTACGTGTTAGCAAGTTACGGTACGGGAGCAGTAATGGCTGTGCCTTGTGGCGATCAGCGTGATTACGATTTTGCAAAACATTTCAACATTGATATTCCTAATATTTTTGAAGGCGTTGATATTTCTGAAGAAGCCTTTGCCGATAAAAACAACACCATTATTGCCAATAGCGATTTCCTAAACGGAATGAATAGCAAAAAAGCGACCAAACGCGCTATTTACGAATTGGAACAAATCGGGCAAGGAAAAGGAAAAACCAACTACCGCTTGCGAGATGCGGTATTTAGTCGTCAGCGCTATTGGGGCGAACCTTTCCCCGTGTATTATGTGAATGGAAAACCACAAATGATTGCCGAAGAACATTTGCCAATCACTTTACCAGAAGTCGAAAAATACTTGCCAACCGAAACAGGTGAACCGCCATTGGGTCGCGCCGATGTTTGGGCGTGGAATCGTGAAACCGCAGAGGTTGTGGGTAACGAGCTAATAGACGACGAGACGGTTTTTCCATTAGAGCTAAATACCATGCCGGGTTGGGCAGGAAGCTCGTGGTACTTTTTCCGTTATATGGAAGTGTTGGACAAACGCGACCAAGCCTTTACCACCCAAGACGCACTTAAATATTGGGAAAATGTCGATTTGTACATTGGCGGTAGCGAACACGCCACAGGACATTTATTGTATGCCCGTTTTTGGACCAAATTTTTAAAAGATCGTGGTTTTGTTGGTGTTGATGAACCGTTTAAAAAGCTCATTAACCAAGGGATGATACTTGGGACTAGTGCTATTGTGTATCGTGTTTCGGGAGAAAACAAATATGTATCTAAGGGATTAAAGGCTGATTATGATGTAGAAGAATTGCGTATTGATGTTAATTTAGTAAATGCTTCAGATGAGGTGGATGTTGAAGGTCTAAAAGTATGGCAGCCACAGTTTGAAGATGCCGAATTTATTTTAGAAGAAGGGAAGTACATTGTAGGTCGCGAAGTCGAAAAAATGTCGAAAAGATGGTTTAATGTAGTCAACCCAGATAGCATTTGCGAGCAATATGGCGCCGATAGTTTACGCTTGTACGAAATGTTTCTTGGACCATTAGAGCAAGCCAAGCCTTGGAATACGGCTGGTATTACTGGGGTTCACGGTTTCCTTAAAAAACTATGGAAATTGTTCTACGATAACAATGGTCTTAAAGTTACCGAAACTGAGCCAACAAAAGACAACCTAAAAACGCTTCATAAAACCATAAAAAAAGTAGAAGAAGACATCGAGAATTTCTCGTTCAATACTTCGGTATCGACATTTATGATTGCGGTCAACGAACTTACAGCGCAAAAGTGTACAAGTAAAACTATTTTGGAACAGTTACTTGTTTTGATTTCACCTTATGCGCCGCACATTGCAGAGGAGTTATGGGAAACACTTGGTAATAATGAAAGTATAGCTACAGCACCGTTTCCAGAGTTTAACGAAAAGCACTTGGTAGAAAGCAGTAAAGAATACCCGATTTCGTTTAATGGTAAAATGCGTTTTAAACTCGAGCTTCCTTTGGATATGAGCAAGGACGAAATAGAAAAAACCGTATTAGAGCACGAAAAAACGCAAGAACAATTACAAGGCCGTACGCCTAAAAAAGTAATTGTGGTTCCAGGTAAAATTGTTAATGTTGTAGGATAA
- a CDS encoding DNA topoisomerase 3 has protein sequence MKVCIAEKPSVAREIASVLGAKTKHDGYFEGNGYAVTYTFGHLCTLKEPNDYKPYWKRWDLNNLPMLPEKFETKVVANSGVQKQFKIVKALFEKADLIINCGDAGQEGELIQRWVMNEANYQGEVKRLWISSLTTEAIKEGFENLKPASDYDNLYYAGFSRAIGDWLLGINATRLYTLKHGGFKQVLSIGRVQTPTLAMVVNRFKEIENFKPQPYWELQTLYRDTLFSYEEGRFLKKEDGEALANKVKESEFTIEEITKKKGKEYAPKLFDLTGLQVYCNTKFGLSAEETLKIVQGLYERKVVTYPRVDTTFLPSDLYPKVEGILKKLTNYAKLTHPLLGKKIKKSSKVFNDKKVTDHHAIIPTGIETQLAPNQQQVYNIIVKRFIAVFYDDCSVSNTTVMGSAAEIMFKATGKEILKKGWRVVFENPEAKKKETGILPAFLKGEKGPHEPSFLEKETKPPRQFTEASLLRAMETAGKQVDDDELRDLMKENGIGRPSTRANIIETLFKRKYIKRNKKQVLPTVTGIQLIDTIQNDLLKSAELTGSWEKQLKDIEKGTFSAAAFIKNMKRMVDALVYEVRSETKRANISHATTTKQRKAKAKKIEAAGILNEDCPKCKQAKLLKGKTAYGCSRYNNGCDFVLSFKFMGKKVSEKQWIRLLQKASTINLKGFKTDDGKVEGLIRFDENYNLKLEPKKSSKNKKEEVSPEVLHCPKCEKGTILKGKTAYGCSNYKAGCNFKVTFETVKQAINGQKPTKQLVYQILKDSIAKSSK, from the coding sequence ATGAAAGTCTGTATTGCCGAAAAACCCAGTGTTGCACGAGAAATAGCATCAGTTTTAGGAGCTAAAACTAAACACGATGGCTATTTTGAAGGCAATGGGTATGCGGTAACATACACCTTTGGGCATTTATGTACTCTTAAAGAACCTAATGACTACAAACCGTATTGGAAACGATGGGATTTAAACAATTTGCCCATGTTACCAGAAAAGTTTGAAACCAAAGTAGTCGCTAATTCTGGAGTTCAAAAGCAATTTAAGATTGTAAAAGCCTTATTTGAAAAAGCCGATCTTATTATAAACTGTGGTGATGCCGGACAAGAAGGGGAGCTCATACAACGTTGGGTGATGAACGAGGCCAACTATCAAGGCGAGGTAAAACGCCTGTGGATTTCATCGCTTACCACCGAAGCTATTAAAGAAGGTTTTGAAAACCTAAAACCAGCTTCCGATTACGATAATTTGTACTATGCAGGTTTTTCAAGAGCCATTGGCGATTGGTTGTTAGGCATAAATGCTACGCGATTATATACGTTAAAACACGGCGGTTTTAAACAGGTGTTGTCTATTGGTCGGGTACAAACACCTACTTTGGCTATGGTGGTTAATCGGTTTAAAGAGATTGAAAATTTTAAACCACAACCGTATTGGGAACTGCAAACCTTATATCGAGACACCTTATTTAGTTACGAAGAAGGCCGTTTTCTTAAAAAAGAAGATGGCGAAGCTTTGGCAAATAAAGTCAAGGAAAGTGAATTTACTATAGAAGAGATTACCAAGAAAAAAGGTAAGGAATATGCGCCTAAACTATTCGACTTAACAGGACTGCAAGTATATTGCAATACCAAATTTGGCTTATCTGCCGAAGAAACTTTAAAAATTGTACAAGGTTTGTATGAGCGTAAAGTGGTGACCTATCCTAGAGTAGATACCACCTTTTTACCTAGCGATTTGTATCCAAAAGTAGAAGGGATCCTAAAAAAACTAACTAATTACGCCAAATTAACACATCCGCTTTTAGGTAAGAAAATTAAAAAATCGTCTAAGGTCTTTAACGATAAAAAAGTAACCGATCACCATGCTATTATTCCTACAGGTATAGAAACGCAATTGGCACCAAATCAACAACAAGTGTACAATATTATTGTAAAACGTTTTATTGCTGTATTTTACGACGATTGCTCGGTGTCTAACACAACTGTTATGGGAAGTGCTGCCGAAATTATGTTTAAGGCTACGGGAAAAGAAATTCTAAAAAAAGGGTGGCGAGTTGTATTTGAAAATCCAGAGGCTAAGAAAAAAGAAACGGGCATACTACCTGCGTTTTTGAAAGGTGAAAAAGGCCCACACGAGCCATCATTCTTAGAAAAAGAAACAAAACCGCCTAGGCAATTTACCGAAGCGTCTTTGTTACGTGCCATGGAAACTGCAGGCAAGCAAGTTGATGATGATGAGCTACGAGACTTGATGAAAGAAAATGGTATTGGGCGTCCGTCAACACGAGCCAATATTATAGAAACCTTGTTTAAAAGGAAGTATATAAAACGCAATAAAAAACAAGTTTTACCTACGGTAACAGGTATTCAATTGATAGATACCATTCAAAACGATTTATTAAAATCGGCCGAATTAACAGGGTCTTGGGAAAAACAACTAAAAGATATTGAAAAAGGCACCTTTAGTGCAGCAGCATTCATAAAAAACATGAAACGTATGGTCGATGCTTTGGTGTACGAAGTACGTAGCGAAACCAAACGCGCTAATATTTCGCATGCCACGACAACAAAGCAGAGAAAGGCCAAAGCCAAAAAAATAGAAGCCGCAGGTATTTTAAACGAAGATTGTCCTAAGTGTAAGCAAGCCAAATTATTAAAAGGAAAAACGGCTTATGGGTGTAGCCGATATAATAACGGATGCGATTTTGTATTGTCTTTTAAATTCATGGGTAAAAAAGTGTCAGAAAAACAGTGGATACGTTTACTTCAAAAAGCTTCTACTATTAATTTAAAAGGGTTTAAAACCGATGACGGTAAAGTAGAAGGGCTAATTAGATTTGATGAGAATTATAACCTAAAATTAGAACCGAAAAAATCATCAAAAAACAAAAAAGAAGAAGTAAGTCCCGAAGTATTGCATTGTCCTAAATGTGAAAAAGGTACTATTTTAAAAGGAAAAACCGCTTACGGTTGTAGTAATTATAAGGCGGGTTGTAATTTTAAAGTAACGTTCGAAACAGTTAAACAAGCCATAAATGGTCAAAAACCAACCAAACAATTAGTCTATCAAATATTGAAAGATAGTATTGCGAAATCCTCAAAATAA
- the ald gene encoding alanine dehydrogenase: MTIGIPKEIKNNESRVGMTPAGVFELTKRHHTVYVQTTAGEGSGFSNSDYENVGAIILDSMQQVYQSSDMIVKVKEPIEEEYNLIQPHQIVFTYFHFASSETLTLAMLKSKAICIAYETVEDEDGTLPLLTPMSEVAGRMAIQQGAKYLEKPIKGRGVLLGGVPGVPPGKVLVLGAGVVGIQAAKMAAGLGAHVTILDVNMKRLRYVNDVMPSHVVTEFSNEFNVRKHIQTHDLIVGGVLIKGAKAPKLITKDMLKIMRPGTVLVDVAVDQGGCMETTKVTTHENPTFIVDDIVHYGVANMPGAVPYTSTLALTNVTLPYVLKLADKGWKQACQDDKPLARGLNIVEGEVVYNEISEAFGWENTSVN; this comes from the coding sequence ATGACCATTGGAATTCCTAAAGAAATTAAAAACAACGAAAGTCGCGTTGGTATGACACCTGCGGGCGTTTTCGAACTTACAAAAAGACATCATACGGTATATGTGCAGACTACAGCTGGAGAAGGAAGTGGTTTTTCTAATTCAGATTATGAAAACGTAGGCGCAATTATTTTAGATAGCATGCAACAAGTGTATCAATCAAGCGATATGATTGTTAAAGTGAAAGAGCCTATTGAAGAGGAATACAATTTAATTCAGCCACATCAAATAGTGTTTACTTATTTTCATTTTGCATCTAGCGAAACACTTACGTTAGCCATGCTAAAAAGTAAGGCTATTTGTATCGCCTATGAAACTGTAGAGGATGAAGATGGTACCTTGCCATTACTTACACCAATGTCTGAAGTGGCAGGAAGAATGGCCATTCAACAAGGTGCCAAATATTTAGAAAAACCTATAAAAGGTCGTGGCGTATTACTTGGTGGTGTGCCGGGTGTTCCACCAGGTAAAGTATTGGTTTTAGGCGCTGGTGTAGTTGGTATTCAAGCAGCAAAAATGGCTGCCGGATTAGGGGCTCACGTGACAATTTTAGATGTTAATATGAAGCGATTACGTTATGTAAACGATGTGATGCCAAGTCATGTAGTAACTGAATTTTCAAATGAGTTTAATGTTAGGAAACACATACAAACACACGATTTAATAGTTGGTGGCGTACTTATTAAAGGAGCTAAAGCACCTAAATTAATTACAAAAGACATGTTAAAGATTATGCGACCAGGCACCGTTTTAGTTGATGTAGCAGTAGATCAAGGTGGTTGTATGGAAACCACAAAGGTTACCACTCATGAAAACCCAACGTTTATTGTAGATGATATCGTGCATTATGGTGTTGCTAATATGCCTGGCGCTGTTCCTTATACATCAACTTTGGCATTAACTAATGTAACTTTACCTTATGTGTTAAAGTTGGCTGATAAAGGTTGGAAGCAAGCTTGTCAAGATGATAAACCCCTTGCTAGAGGACTAAATATAGTTGAAGGAGAAGTAGTTTATAACGAAATTTCAGAAGCTTTTGGTTGGGAGAATACATCTGTTAACTGA
- a CDS encoding zinc metallopeptidase, giving the protein MFGYYILIGGIALVSWLVSNQLKQKFKKYSQVQLRNGMSGKEIAEKMLADNGIYDVEVMSTAGQLTDHYNPKNKTVNLSESVYNQRNAAAAAVAAHECGHAVQHAQAYGALQMRSALVPVVSVTSGMSQWLVIGGLVLGAAAGIGLGFWVAVAGLVFMGFATLFSFITLPVEYDASNRALAWLKAKNMVTPEEYKGSEDALKWAARTYLVAAIGALASLLYWALQIFGGRD; this is encoded by the coding sequence ATGTTTGGATATTATATATTAATAGGTGGTATTGCCTTAGTAAGTTGGTTGGTAAGTAATCAATTAAAACAAAAATTTAAAAAATACTCGCAAGTACAATTGCGTAATGGTATGAGCGGCAAAGAAATTGCCGAAAAAATGCTAGCCGATAATGGTATTTACGACGTTGAGGTAATGTCTACAGCAGGACAATTAACAGATCATTATAATCCTAAAAATAAAACGGTTAATTTAAGTGAATCGGTTTATAACCAGCGTAATGCCGCAGCCGCTGCTGTAGCAGCACATGAATGTGGTCATGCAGTGCAGCACGCGCAAGCTTATGGTGCATTACAAATGCGTTCGGCTTTGGTGCCTGTGGTAAGTGTAACTTCTGGTATGTCGCAGTGGCTGGTAATTGGTGGTTTAGTTCTTGGCGCTGCTGCTGGCATAGGCTTAGGGTTTTGGGTGGCTGTTGCGGGATTAGTCTTTATGGGCTTTGCAACACTGTTTAGCTTTATTACCTTACCTGTAGAATATGATGCGAGTAACCGCGCATTAGCTTGGTTAAAAGCAAAAAACATGGTAACTCCAGAAGAGTATAAAGGTTCGGAAGATGCTCTTAAATGGGCTGCAAGAACTTATTTAGTAGCTGCTATTGGAGCCTTAGCATCATTATTATATTGGGCGCTTCAAATTTTTGGTGGCAGAGATTAA
- a CDS encoding Lrp/AsnC ligand binding domain-containing protein, with translation MKIKNQNIVIDGIDKKILRALMADARTPILEIARQVGISGAAIHQRLRKLEKSGLIDGSKFIINPKVLGYTTMAFVGVYLDKAVSNPEAVKQLRNIPEVIECHYTTGNWSIFIKMLAKDNEHLMHVLNKEIQSINGVSRTETFISLQQQIDRQIKI, from the coding sequence TTGAAGATAAAAAACCAAAATATAGTTATAGATGGTATTGACAAAAAGATTTTAAGAGCTTTAATGGCCGATGCCCGAACTCCTATTTTGGAAATCGCTCGTCAGGTTGGGATTTCTGGGGCAGCTATACATCAACGATTACGAAAACTCGAAAAATCGGGATTAATTGATGGCTCTAAATTTATTATCAATCCAAAAGTATTAGGTTACACTACCATGGCTTTTGTGGGAGTTTATCTTGACAAAGCTGTAAGCAACCCCGAAGCGGTTAAACAATTACGTAACATTCCTGAGGTTATTGAGTGTCACTACACCACTGGAAATTGGAGTATTTTTATTAAGATGCTTGCTAAAGATAACGAACATCTTATGCATGTTTTAAATAAAGAAATACAATCTATTAATGGTGTGTCGCGAACTGAGACATTTATTTCGTTACAACAACAAATTGATAGGCAAATAAAAATATGA
- a CDS encoding saccharopine dehydrogenase family protein: MRNILIIGSGKSTSFLIKYFLDKSDSEKLFITVGDLDINNAKKLVNNHPNTKAITLDIFNKDSRERAIKDADIVVSMLPARFHVEAAKDCLKFNKPMVTASYVSKDMEALDDEAKAKGLVFMNEIGVDPGIDHMSAMKIIDDIRDKGGKMILFESFCGGLVAPESDNNLWNYKFTWNPRNVVVAGQGGAAKFLQEGTYKYIPYNRLFRRTEFLEVDSFGRFEGYANRDSLKYQSAYGLEDVKTLYRGTMRRVGFSRAWNMFVQLGMTDDSYTIDDSENMSYRDFVNAFLPYSPTDSVELKFRHQLKIDQDDIVWDKLEELDIFSPTKMVNLKQATPAQILQKILMDKWTLDHDDKDMIVMYHKFGYELDGKKHQIDSTMVCIGEDQTYTAMAKTVGLPVAMATLAILNGKITTPGVQIPINKEVYTPILKELEDYGIVFHDKTVPYLGYNPLNI, translated from the coding sequence ATGCGAAATATATTAATTATAGGTTCAGGAAAATCAACCTCTTTTCTTATCAAATATTTTTTAGATAAATCAGACAGCGAAAAGCTATTTATTACGGTTGGTGATCTTGATATTAATAATGCCAAAAAACTTGTAAACAATCACCCAAATACCAAAGCCATTACTTTAGATATTTTTAATAAAGACTCTAGAGAACGTGCTATTAAAGATGCTGATATTGTTGTGTCTATGCTACCAGCAAGATTTCATGTTGAAGCCGCCAAAGATTGCTTAAAGTTTAATAAACCTATGGTAACGGCATCTTATGTAAGTAAAGACATGGAAGCTTTAGACGATGAAGCTAAGGCTAAAGGACTTGTATTTATGAATGAAATTGGTGTCGATCCTGGCATTGACCATATGAGTGCCATGAAAATTATTGATGACATTCGTGATAAAGGTGGAAAAATGATTTTGTTTGAATCGTTTTGTGGTGGATTGGTTGCTCCTGAAAGCGACAACAACCTTTGGAATTATAAATTTACATGGAACCCAAGAAACGTTGTTGTAGCAGGTCAAGGTGGCGCAGCCAAATTTTTACAAGAAGGCACCTATAAATACATTCCCTACAACCGTTTGTTTAGACGAACAGAATTTTTAGAAGTTGATAGCTTTGGCCGTTTTGAAGGCTATGCTAATCGCGATTCGTTAAAATACCAATCGGCTTATGGCTTAGAAGATGTTAAAACACTATACCGTGGTACCATGCGTCGCGTTGGATTTTCACGCGCTTGGAATATGTTTGTCCAATTAGGCATGACCGATGACAGCTACACTATAGACGATAGTGAAAATATGAGCTATCGCGATTTTGTGAATGCCTTTTTACCTTACAGTCCAACAGATTCGGTAGAATTAAAATTTAGACACCAACTTAAAATAGATCAAGACGATATTGTATGGGACAAACTAGAAGAGTTAGATATTTTTAGCCCAACCAAAATGGTAAATTTAAAACAAGCCACACCTGCGCAAATTCTTCAAAAAATATTAATGGACAAATGGACATTGGATCATGACGACAAAGACATGATTGTGATGTATCATAAATTTGGGTATGAGCTAGATGGCAAAAAACATCAAATAGATTCTACTATGGTTTGTATTGGCGAAGACCAAACATATACAGCCATGGCAAAAACTGTTGGCTTACCAGTTGCTATGGCTACGCTTGCCATTTTAAACGGCAAGATTACAACGCCAGGCGTTCAAATTCCAATTAATAAAGAGGTTTATACCCCTATTTTAAAAGAACTTGAAGATTATGGCATCGTGTTTCATGATAAAACAGTGCCTTATTTAGGATATAACCCATTAAACATCTAG